Below is a window of bacterium DNA.
TTGGGTTATAAGATTTATCCCCTCTGTTGTATTTTTTGTAAAGATAATCTCATTGACGGATTTTGCATTGATAAATCTTCTTATAATCTCTCTGGCTTCTTCTGTTTTTTCATTAACCTTGCTGGCAAACCAATGGGAGCTTCTCCCTCCCCCACAAGCAGGGAATTTGTGATAGTATTCATTTATTGCTTTAATTACAGGAATTGGTTTTAATGTCATACAGGCATTGTCAAAGTATATGGGAGGCTTTTTATTCCTCTTTTGAAGAATTGCTGGAAAATCCCTTCTTATCTTTTCTATATCCATCTTAAATCCTTCTAAATACATCTAGGATATAGCCTATTATTTCCTCTGTTATCCCTGGGTAAAGACCAATAAAGAATGAATTTTGCATAATAAAATTGGAATTATCAAGAGAGCCTGATACCCTATATTTTATATCTTTGTAAGCTGGTTGTTTCAATATATTTCCTGCGAATAAAAGCCTTGTTTCTATTTTATTTTTCTCTAGGTAGAGAATGAGCTTCTTTCTTTCAATTCCTTCCTTTATTGTTATTGGAAATGCAAACCAGCAAGGCTCTGCTTTTGGCAAAGACAAAGGAAGGATAAATATATCCTCAAATTCTTTTAATCCTTCATAAAGCAATTCAAAATTTCTCTTTCTTGTCTTTGTAAATTGAGAAAGTTTTTTAAGCTGAACAATGCCAATTGTTGCCTGAGCTTCTGTTGCCTTAAGGTTATATCCAATATTTTCATAGAGATACCTTCTGTCATACTCACCCTTAAACCTCTTTGGGCAAGAGGCATTAGGGTCTTTGGTTAAGATACAGGGCTTGCAATTACAAGCCCTTCCCCAATCCCTTAAGGAACATATGGTTTCTGCAAGAGGTTTGCTATTTGTTGTTATACATCCTCCCTCGCCCATTGTTATATGGTGTGCGGCATAGAAGCTAAATGTTGAAAGGTCTCCATAGCTTCCAACAAGCCTTCCATCGTATTTTGAACTTAAAGCATCGCAAGAATCCTCTATAAGATAAAGGTTGTATCTCTTTGCAATCTCCTGAATTTTATCCATTTCACAAGGATTTCCAAGTGTATGGGCTATATTTATAGCCCTTGTTTTATCTGATATTGCTTTTTCTATATCAATTGGCTTTGGATTGTATGTCCCTATTTCAACATCAACAAATACAGGGATTAAATTATTCTGGATTATTGGGTTTATTGTTGTTGGAAATGCCGAGGCAGGCGTTATAACCTCATCACCTGGTTTTAACTTAAGCCCTGCAATAGCTAAAAGATTAGCAGATGAGCCAGAATTTACAAGAATGCTATACCTTCTCTTAAGGTATTTGGAAAATTCCCTTTCAAATTCCTCTGTTTTTTCTCCCAAGGTAAGATAGAAATCCAAAATTGCATCTACCCCTGCCTTAATTTCTTCTGAATTATAAACCCTTCCTCCTGTATGAATCTTTGAAATTCCTTGCTTAAATTGGCTTTTGTGAAATAAAGCATAATAATTGTCTATATTTTTGTGAATATCTCCTAAAATTTCTTCCTTAATAAGGTTTTTCATTAAAACAAGCCCATCTTTTGGGGATAAAATCTTTGTTTTTAGCTCCCTTTGTGCCTTATTTATTATCAAACCTCCCCTTAATGGTCTTTTAGCCCTTTGGTCTAATTCTTTAGTTTTAAAGCCAAGGATAAGCCTTTTATCAAGAGAGAAAACATCGGCTAAAGCCAAAGCAAATTCATACCTTGAAATTTGACCATCACCCGATATATTATAAACCCCATTTTTACCATTTAAAATAAGCTCTTTTACACATTCTACAAGGTTATCAGCCAATATTGGATTTCCTATCTGGTCATTTGCAACCCTTATTTCCTTATTTTTAAGGCTCTCTTGTAAAACCTGAAGGACAAAGTTTGTTCCCTCGCTATAGCTAAAAACACCCGTTGTTCTTATGATAAGGTAATCTTTAAGGCTTTTTACTATTTCCTCACCAATTAGCTTTGTCTTTCCATAATAGTTTATTGGATTTGGAATTGCCTCTTCTGAATAAGGCCCATCTTTGCCATCAAAAATATAGTCAGTTGAGAAGAAAACAAGCTTTGTGTTGTATTTTTTTGCTTCCTCAACAACATTTTTTACACCCAAAACATTTATTCTTCTTGCTTCTCTTTTTTCGCTTTCACATCTATTGACATTGGTAAGGCTTGATGTAAGAATGGATATATCTGGCTTAATTTTAGAAAATATGGCTTCTACCCCTTTTTTGTTTGTTATATCAAGATAGATAAGGTTTCCTGTTTTATTCTTGCAATATGTCCCGAAAACCTCATAGTCTCCCAATAGAGCTTTATAAAGCCTTTTCCCTATCTGACCAGAGGCACCGATTATAAGAATTCGTTTTTTAGGCATTAGCGGGAAGAAAGATAATAAATTTTGTTCCAACACCTTCCTTGCTCTCTATCTTTATTTCTCCCTTATGTGCATCTATTATTCTCTTTACAATGGCAAGACCCAAACCTGTTCCCTTTTTCTTTGTTGTAAAGAATGGATTAAATATATCTTTTATATACTCTTCCCTTATTCCACACCCTGTATCAAAAACTTCTATTTGAACGCGGCCATCAGAAGGCTTTGTTGTAAATTCTATTCTTCCCTTACCATTCATTGCCTCATAGGAATTTCTGATAATATTGATAAGACCATCCCTTAACCTATCAGGGTCTCCCTTTATAATAGGAATTTTTTCTAAATTTTTTACTACATTTATTCCAAAAAGCCTATCAATACCAAATTCAACCAAAGCATCATCTATTATCTTGTTTATATCCATATCCTTTATTTCAAATATAGGAAGCCTTGAAAGACCCAAAAGCTCTTCAATATATTTTTCTACCCTATTTGCCGCCTCCTCCATCCTATGAATCTTCTCTTTAAACCATGCATCGCTTTTAAACCTTTTATCTAAAAGATACATCCCTGCCTTTATAACATTTAGGGGATTTCGTATCTCGTGGGCTGCCTCTTGGGCAATCTGGGCAAGTGTTGCAAGCTTTTCCTTTTCAATAAGCTCATCCTTTACCTCTTTAAGCTCTCTATAAAGCCCTGATGTTTCTAAAGCAACACCCAGCCTATTGACCATAATGGTTAAAATCCATTTTTCCTCCTTGCTAATTTTTAAAGGGTTAATCTTTCCCAATAAAAGAATAGCCCTTATATCATTCTTTACCCTTATAGGAAAGGCAATTACTGTTTTTGGTTTATATGGTAAGAAGATGGAGGTCTCTTTTGATGTAATTATAGGCTTTTCTTTATTTACTATTTCTTTTATTAGCCACTCATCAGGCTTTACAATTCCCTCTTTTTTTAAGCCTATTTTTTCCTTAATAAAAAATACATTTTTTTCCCTATCAAACAGCAAAATAACCCCTAATTCTGCTTTTAAAAATTCTATTGCCTCATCCAAAACAATTCTTATAACCTCATCAGACGAGGTTGTAGCACCTATACTTGCTGCAACTGTATATAGGATTGAAAGATGTGTTAGCTTTTCCTCAAGGGTTTTCATTAAACAATCGCACCGACTACAATGGTTTTGTTATGAAATAAAGGAGGCCCTTCTTTCAATTGGCTTATTTCTCCAAAGGTATAGAAGCCAAAGAGGGGAATATCTTCTCCAAAGACATTTTTTACTTCATCTATTTCCCTCTCTGCTTCATCGTTTAATATCCAAACCCTTGAGATGCAATTAAATATAAGGACAGCCTTTGGTTTTTTACCCCTTAAAGAAGCAAAGGCTTCATTTGCGGCTTCTGATGCAGCAGAAATTAAAGAATTTTTTGTTGCTTTCATCACCCTAACAACAGAATTTGGTAAAAGCTCTGCAGAGCAGGTTATTGACCTATCAGGGTTTGCGCAAACAAAGTGTCTTATTAGGTATTCTTCACGCATCTGTGGTGAGCCCAAAGGATGGGTATGTGTTTCCTCTATTTTTCTAAAATCATCTGGTTCTATTTTTTCTTTAAGTTTAAAATGGGAAAGATAGGCATCAAAGGCAGGCTTTCCATCCAACTGATGAATTCTATTTCCCTCTGCCTTTGTTATTACCATAGGGTCTCCATAAGGGGTGAAGCCATGCTTTATTCCAACACCCACAATTGGGGCATCTGAAAGGATTAAGGCTCCAACAATAGAATCACTTAATACCTCATTGTTTATAATTTGATATGTTTTAAGGAATTGGCAGTTATCACCTGCTGCACCCCCAACTACATTGACATTTGGACCTAAAACATTATAAATTCCCTTAACCATCTGTGTTCCATTTCCAGACACACCATCAGAAAAAAGAAAAAGTGTCCCTCTTGGCTCCTTAACTCCTTCTATAAGGCTATTTGCCAATTCCTCCCCTGCCTTTCTTCCATCCTTTGAAAAATCCCTTCCTACCCCAGTTTTTATTGTAAGGGAAGAAGAAATAGCCATTAAAACGCAAGAATTATCTAAAACCCTGTCAAAGGCTATCTCCTTTGAAGATGAGCATCCAATAATTTGACAATCGGTAAATACATCTTTTACTCCCCTTAAAACATCAGGAATATTAAGGCTAGTAGAGGAAAAAAGGATAATAAGGCTTGGTTTTTTTATCTTTTTAGCCGCCTCAGATGCTGCCCCTTTTCCTGCTTTAAACCCCTCTTTCTCTCTTCCTACACCAATTGCTATTTCCATTAAATTACTTTCTTCATCAAATCTAAAAGGGGTTCAAGATCAATAGGCTTCTTCATAGAGCCATAAAGCCATTTTGCCTCTTCCCTTTGCAAAATTTGTGTAAGGTCATAACCTGTTATCAAAAGAACCTTTATATCTTTATGAATATCTCTTGCTTTTTTAAAGAGC
It encodes the following:
- the rfbH gene encoding lipopolysaccharide biosynthesis protein RfbH; translated protein: MPKKRILIIGASGQIGKRLYKALLGDYEVFGTYCKNKTGNLIYLDITNKKGVEAIFSKIKPDISILTSSLTNVNRCESEKREARRINVLGVKNVVEEAKKYNTKLVFFSTDYIFDGKDGPYSEEAIPNPINYYGKTKLIGEEIVKSLKDYLIIRTTGVFSYSEGTNFVLQVLQESLKNKEIRVANDQIGNPILADNLVECVKELILNGKNGVYNISGDGQISRYEFALALADVFSLDKRLILGFKTKELDQRAKRPLRGGLIINKAQRELKTKILSPKDGLVLMKNLIKEEILGDIHKNIDNYYALFHKSQFKQGISKIHTGGRVYNSEEIKAGVDAILDFYLTLGEKTEEFEREFSKYLKRRYSILVNSGSSANLLAIAGLKLKPGDEVITPASAFPTTINPIIQNNLIPVFVDVEIGTYNPKPIDIEKAISDKTRAINIAHTLGNPCEMDKIQEIAKRYNLYLIEDSCDALSSKYDGRLVGSYGDLSTFSFYAAHHITMGEGGCITTNSKPLAETICSLRDWGRACNCKPCILTKDPNASCPKRFKGEYDRRYLYENIGYNLKATEAQATIGIVQLKKLSQFTKTRKRNFELLYEGLKEFEDIFILPLSLPKAEPCWFAFPITIKEGIERKKLILYLEKNKIETRLLFAGNILKQPAYKDIKYRVSGSLDNSNFIMQNSFFIGLYPGITEEIIGYILDVFRRI
- a CDS encoding FIST N-terminal domain-containing protein, translated to MEIAIGVGREKEGFKAGKGAASEAAKKIKKPSLIILFSSTSLNIPDVLRGVKDVFTDCQIIGCSSSKEIAFDRVLDNSCVLMAISSSLTIKTGVGRDFSKDGRKAGEELANSLIEGVKEPRGTLFLFSDGVSGNGTQMVKGIYNVLGPNVNVVGGAAGDNCQFLKTYQIINNEVLSDSIVGALILSDAPIVGVGIKHGFTPYGDPMVITKAEGNRIHQLDGKPAFDAYLSHFKLKEKIEPDDFRKIEETHTHPLGSPQMREEYLIRHFVCANPDRSITCSAELLPNSVVRVMKATKNSLISAASEAANEAFASLRGKKPKAVLIFNCISRVWILNDEAEREIDEVKNVFGEDIPLFGFYTFGEISQLKEGPPLFHNKTIVVGAIV
- a CDS encoding ATP-binding protein, with the translated sequence MKTLEEKLTHLSILYTVAASIGATTSSDEVIRIVLDEAIEFLKAELGVILLFDREKNVFFIKEKIGLKKEGIVKPDEWLIKEIVNKEKPIITSKETSIFLPYKPKTVIAFPIRVKNDIRAILLLGKINPLKISKEEKWILTIMVNRLGVALETSGLYRELKEVKDELIEKEKLATLAQIAQEAAHEIRNPLNVIKAGMYLLDKRFKSDAWFKEKIHRMEEAANRVEKYIEELLGLSRLPIFEIKDMDINKIIDDALVEFGIDRLFGINVVKNLEKIPIIKGDPDRLRDGLINIIRNSYEAMNGKGRIEFTTKPSDGRVQIEVFDTGCGIREEYIKDIFNPFFTTKKKGTGLGLAIVKRIIDAHKGEIKIESKEGVGTKFIIFLPANA